From a single Miscanthus floridulus cultivar M001 chromosome 8, ASM1932011v1, whole genome shotgun sequence genomic region:
- the LOC136474023 gene encoding nitrate reductase [NADH] 3-like, which translates to MSTCVEPPTHLASLEPGAAQRLPYPALPGVRGSGFVVAAPVSSTQKADDDASDDDDDEHQDDRHETYGSHYLRHLGVEASSVHDPRDEGTADAWVERSPSLIRLTGKHPFNGEPPLPQLMRHGFITPAPLHYVRNHGPVPRGDWATWTVEVSGLVRRPARFTMDELVRDFPALELPVTLVCSSNRRKEQNMARQTLGFNWGPGAVSTSVWRGARLRDVLRRCGGVADGALYVCFEGAEDLPGGGGSKYGTSITRERALDPTMDVMLAYQQNGGPLLPDHGFPVRLIVPGCTAGRMVKWLRRIVVTTAESDNYYHYRDNRFLPSHVDAKLADAEGWWYKPEYVINEMNTNSVITTPGHNDFLPINAITTQRTYTMKGFAYSGGGKKVTRVEVTLDGGENWLLCALDHPEKPTKYGRYWCWCFWSIDVELADLLACKEIAVRAWDQSLNTQPEFLTWNLLGMMTNCWFRMKVNVCRPGNGEIGLAFEHPVQPGNQPGGWMAQQKRLETAEAAGAAPALPPRRTSAATITNTANQFTMSEVRKHASQDSAWIVVHGHVYDCTEYLKDHPGGADSILINAGTDCTEEFDAIHSDKATDLLDAYRIGDLVTTAGTEQASHLELAPIGGPVAPVVALSNPREKVPCRLVAKTVLSREVRLFRFALPSSGQVLGLPVGKHIFVCASMDGKLCMRAYTPTSSVDEVGHFDLLVKVYFKNENPKFPDGGRMTQYLDSLPVGARVDVKGPLGHVEYVGRGGFVINGKPCRAGRLAMVAGGSGITPIYQVIQAVLRDQPEDRTEMHLVYANRTEDDILLRGELDRWAAEYPDRLKVWYVISQVKRPEEWKYSVGIVTEAILRKHVPEGGDGTLALVCGPPLMIQFAISPNLEKMKHHVDSVIVF; encoded by the exons ATGAGCACTTGTGTTGAACCGCCAACGCACTTGGCCAGCCTCGAACCGGGCGCCGCGCAGCGTTTGCCGTACCCTGCTCTGCCGGGCGTGCGCGGCAGTGGCTTCGTCGTCGCTGCTCCCGTCTCGTCGACCCAGAAGGCTGACGACGACGCatcggacgacgacgacgacgaacacCAGGATGATCGGCACGAGACGTACGGATCGCACTACCTGCGCCATCTCGGCGTGGAGGCGTCGTCGGTGCACGACCCGCGCGACGAGGGCACCGCGGACGCGTGGGTGGAGCGCAGCCCGTCGCTGATCCGCCTCACGGGGAAGCACCCGTTCAACGGCGAGCCGCCGCTGCCACAGCTCATGCGGCACGGCTTCATCACGCCAGCCCCTCTGCACTACGTGCGCAACCACGGTCCCGTCCCACGCGGGGACTGGGCGACGTGGACCGTGGAGGTGTCCGGACTCGTCCGGCGCCCCGCGCGCTTCACCATGGACGAGCTCGTCCGCGACTTCCCGGCCCTGGAGCTGCCCGTCACGCTCGTCTGCTCCAGCAACCGGCGGAAGGAGCAGAACATGGCGCGCCAGACGCTGGGCTTCAACTGGGGCCCCGGCGCCGTGTCCACGTCCGTGTGGCGCGGCGCGCGCCTCCGCGACGTGCTGCGCCGGTGCGGCGGCGTCGCCGACGGAGCCCTCTACGTGTGCTTCGAGGGCGCCGAGGATctccccggcggcggcggatccAAGTACGGCACCAGCATCACGCGCGAGCGGGCCTTGGACCCCACCATGGACGTCATGCTCGCGTACCAGCAGAACGGCGGGCCGCTGCTGCCCGACCATGGGTTCCCCGTGCGCCTCATCGTCCCCGGATGCACGGCCGGCCGCATGGTCAAGTGGCTCCGGCGCATCGTCGTCACCACAGCTGAGTCCGACAACTACTACCATTACCGGGACAACCGATTCCTGCCGTCCCACGTCGACGCCAAGCTCGCCGACGCCGAAG GCTGGTGGTACAAGCCGGAGTATGTGATCAACGAGATGAACACAAACTCGGTGATCACAACGCCAGGGCACAATGATTTCCTGCCCATCAACGCCATCACAACACAGCGCACCTACACCATGAAGGGATTCGCCTACTCGG GTGGTGGCAAGAAAGTGACGCGAGTTGAGGTGACGCTGGACGGCGGTGAGAACTGGCTCCTCTGCGCGCTGGACCACCCGGAGAAGCCCACCAAGTACGGCAGGTACTGGTGCTGGTGCTTCTGGTCCATCGACGTCGAGCTCGCCGACCTTCTCGCCTGCAAGGAGATCGCTGTCCGCGCATGGGACCAATCGCTCAACACCCAGCCCGAGTTCCTCACCTGGAACCTCTTG GGAATGATGACCAACTGCTGGTTCAGGATGAAGGTGAACGTGTGCCGGCCGGGCAACGGGGAGATAGGGCTTGCGTTCGAGCACCCGGTGCAGCCCGGCAACCAGCCGGGCGGATGGATGGCGCAGCAGAAGCGCCTCGAGACCGCGGAGGCCGCCGGTGCCGCGCCGGCGCTCCCACCGCGCAGGACGTCCGCGGCGACCATCACCAACACCGCCAACCAGTTCACCATGTCCGAGGTGCGCAAGCACGCGTCTCAGGACTCGGCGTGGATCGTCGTCCACGGCCACGTCTACGACTGCACGGAGTACCTCAAGGACCACCCGGGCGGCGCCGACAGCATCCTCATCAACGCCGGCACCGACTGCACCGAGGAGTTCGACGCCATCCACTCCGACAAGGCCACGGACCTTCTCGACGCGTACCGCATCGGCGATCTCGTCACCACCGCTGGCACCGAGCAGGCATCCCACCTCGAGCTCGCCCCCATCGGGGGCCCAGTGGCGCCCGTCGTGGCGCTCTCCAACCCGCGGGAGAAGGTCCCGTGCCGGCTCGTCGCCAAGACGGTGCTGTCCCGCGAAGTCCGCCTGTTCCGCTTCGCGCTGCCGTCGTCTGGCCAGGTGCTCGGTCTCCCGGTCGGCAAGCACATCTTCGTGTGCGCCAGCATGGACGGCAAGCTGTGCATGCGGGCGTACACGCCGACGAGCTCCGTGGACGAGGTCGGGCACTTCGACCTCCTGGTGAAGGTATACTTCAAGAACGAGAACCCCAAGTTCCCCGACGGCGGGCGCATGACCCAGTACCTGGACTCGCTTCCGGTCGGCGCCCGCGTCGACGTCAAGGGGCCGCTCGGCCACGTCGAGTACGTCGGCCGGGGTGGCTTCGTGATCAACGGCAAGCCGTGCAGGGCGGGCCGCCTCGCCATGGTCGCCGGCGGGAGCGGGATCACGCCGATATACCAGGTGATCCAGGCGGTGCTGCGCGACCAGCCGGAGGACCGGACGGAGATGCACCTCGTGTACGCCAACCGGACGGAGGACGACATCCTCCTGCGCGGCGAGCTGGACAGGTGGGCAGCCGAGTACCCTGACAGGCTCAAGGTCTGGTACGTCATCAGCCAGGTGAAACGCCCGGAGGAGTGGAAGTACAGCGTCGGGATCGTGACGGAGGCCATTCTGCGGAAGCACGTGCCGGAGGGCGGCGACGGCACGCTGGCTCTCGTCTGCGGGCCGCCGCTAATGATCCAGTTCGCCATCTCGCCGaacctagagaagatgaaacaccaCGTCGATTCTGTCATCGTCTTCTAA